From a region of the Aeoliella mucimassa genome:
- a CDS encoding menaquinone biosynthesis family protein translates to MTVTKQPIRVGHSPDPDDAFMFYALAKDKIETGPLEFTHELVDIETLNQRAFSGELELTAVSIHAYAFLQDKYMLCSCGASMGDGYGPMVVARDEMSVADLTGKTLAVPGKLTSAFLSLRLCLGQDFDYVLVPFDEIIPAVVAGEYDGKAIDAGLIIHEGQLTYGDQDLKLIVDLGVWWQQETGLPLPLGANAVRKDLGAETISEVQRLLKESIEYGLDHRKPALDYALQYGRDLDDSRADKFVGMYVNDWTRDFGDRGRQAVREFLKRGYEAGVLPELVEPEFVD, encoded by the coding sequence ATGACGGTCACCAAGCAGCCAATTCGCGTCGGCCATAGCCCCGATCCAGACGATGCCTTCATGTTCTACGCCCTGGCGAAGGACAAAATCGAGACAGGCCCGTTGGAATTCACGCATGAACTGGTCGATATCGAAACGCTTAATCAGCGGGCCTTCAGCGGCGAGCTGGAACTCACCGCCGTGAGCATCCACGCCTACGCGTTCCTGCAGGACAAGTACATGCTTTGCTCCTGTGGGGCCAGCATGGGCGACGGGTACGGCCCGATGGTCGTCGCCCGCGACGAGATGAGCGTTGCGGATCTTACCGGCAAGACCCTCGCGGTTCCCGGAAAGCTGACCAGCGCTTTCCTGTCGCTGCGGTTGTGCTTGGGGCAAGATTTTGACTACGTTCTGGTGCCGTTCGACGAAATCATCCCCGCTGTGGTCGCCGGCGAGTACGATGGCAAGGCCATCGATGCTGGCCTGATCATCCACGAAGGGCAGCTTACGTACGGCGATCAGGATCTGAAGCTGATTGTCGATCTCGGCGTGTGGTGGCAACAGGAAACTGGTTTGCCGCTGCCTTTGGGAGCCAACGCGGTGCGTAAGGACCTTGGGGCGGAGACCATCAGCGAAGTGCAGCGATTGCTCAAGGAGAGCATCGAGTACGGTCTCGATCATCGCAAGCCAGCCCTCGATTACGCGCTGCAGTACGGCCGCGATCTCGATGATTCCCGCGCCGACAAGTTCGTGGGAATGTACGTAAACGACTGGACCCGCGATTTCGGCGACCGTGGCCGCCAGGCGGTTCGCGAGTTCCTGAAACGGGGCTACGAAGCCGGCGTGCTGCCCGAGCTCGTCGAGCCTGAGTTCGTCGACTAA
- a CDS encoding transaldolase family protein, whose protein sequence is MSTPLESLIQCGTKLWLDSVDPDLVAENRSLGATGATSNPIIISDLVKTGRFDDMLSKLLAAPDSTDEQAAWLLTDRIVSDAQRVFAPVWQATGGDDGYVSFELDPLLEDPEADLPHDYRVEQYVELGKKWSSQHRNRMIKVPATPAGLEALEPLATAGVPLNVTLIFTERQYEQAREAIYRGASHRSTVEGVKSVYSIFISRVDVYTEKHVPELSPAAQGMVGIVNAQRMWAANQEFWAKKEWPLNQEIVFASTGSKKPEDPAWKYVAALAGSDIQTNPPATNEAVQESGLTFSRTVDQLPPSEVLAEIDEKVDIDQMEETLMAEGIAKFAAPQKALLELIASKREELVS, encoded by the coding sequence ATGTCCACGCCTCTCGAATCGTTGATCCAATGTGGTACCAAGCTCTGGCTCGACTCGGTCGACCCCGACCTGGTAGCAGAAAACCGCAGCCTGGGCGCTACCGGCGCTACTTCGAATCCGATCATCATCTCCGACCTAGTGAAGACCGGCCGTTTCGACGATATGCTGAGCAAGTTGCTAGCAGCTCCTGACTCCACCGACGAGCAAGCCGCCTGGCTGCTTACCGACCGCATCGTGTCCGACGCCCAGCGGGTGTTTGCTCCTGTGTGGCAAGCCACCGGAGGCGACGATGGCTACGTGAGCTTCGAACTCGATCCGCTGCTGGAAGACCCCGAGGCCGACCTGCCCCACGACTATCGTGTGGAACAGTACGTCGAACTTGGCAAGAAGTGGAGCAGCCAGCACCGCAATCGCATGATCAAAGTTCCCGCTACACCAGCTGGCCTGGAGGCTCTCGAGCCGCTGGCTACCGCAGGGGTGCCGTTGAACGTGACGCTCATTTTCACCGAACGACAGTACGAGCAGGCGCGCGAAGCCATCTACCGGGGTGCCAGCCACCGTTCGACGGTCGAAGGGGTGAAAAGCGTCTACAGTATCTTCATCTCACGGGTGGACGTTTACACCGAGAAGCACGTGCCAGAACTGTCGCCAGCCGCGCAGGGCATGGTGGGCATCGTCAATGCACAACGTATGTGGGCTGCTAACCAGGAGTTCTGGGCGAAGAAGGAATGGCCTCTGAACCAAGAGATCGTGTTCGCCAGCACCGGCAGCAAGAAACCGGAAGACCCAGCCTGGAAGTACGTTGCCGCCCTGGCTGGTAGCGACATTCAAACCAATCCGCCGGCTACGAACGAAGCGGTCCAAGAGAGCGGTCTTACGTTTAGCCGCACGGTCGATCAGCTTCCCCCTTCCGAAGTGCTGGCAGAGATCGACGAAAAGGTGGATATCGACCAGATGGAAGAGACCCTCATGGCCGAAGGTATCGCGAAGTTCGCCGCCCCGCAGAAGGCGTTGCTCGAGCTTATTGCCTCGAAACGCGAGGAACTTGTCTCGTAG
- a CDS encoding flagellin N-terminal helical domain-containing protein, producing the protein MTRINTNVSSLVGRNNLRQANASLSQSLTRLSTGLRINTGKDDPAGLIASENLRSDITAIEKAISNTDRANQVIATADSALGQVSSLLNDIRGLVTESANSGALSDEQIEANQLQVDSSLEALNRIAQTTTFQGRRLLDGSLDFITSSSDTDFANVSNLQIDQANLGATGSVDVDISVTTAATKAQIDVTSFPATSTAAQATADLDLTLAQTPTASSVSAGGSFAVDTALTQSTVTAGGSFAIDNDAQQSSLSAVTLANSDISFATTAAGGLDGTNGNIDVVFTNGQDGNGDVAVVTFDGSTLTIAIDDGTTQFSTIKTAVDGFVDGGNGVGAGDIIATVGTPGGVFTTGDVATFGTQSLTGGIDAATDTAATFSATNATGENFDITFASGTSGSGVVVTGDASSGYTVTIGDDYVGDLDSIATAINSGVAEVSDAAFSSNLAFDAAAGDNAAIANVVSLTGGSAAATDAPATFSATATGGENFDITFASGASGSGVVVTGDASAGYTVTIGDDYSGDLDSIATAINSGIAEVSDAAFSSNLTFDAAVGDNASIANVVSLTGGSAGSTGTLAIDITTDANTATYNGFAINVTEGGGTANTATATLNTSGSSIDINITGTVTAQAIIDAISGIDGFTASLDGTNSTSGFTAAGTNYVEASDSAPGTAPTLTGGDNGGGLANDVVFELSGTNGSEVLSFGEGTVIADVAKGINLVSDATGVSATVNGTTLELTSNAYGTSASVEVSVIDDIGALFTDARDTGTDIVANVNGVSATGDGNELSINTATLDLSATIDPAFTGTASFSITGGGALFQLGPDVVSNQQARLGIGSVNTARLGGVSGKLYQLGTGGSADLTTDTTTAASIVEEAIDQVTSLRGRLGAFQRTTLETNQNALNDTLTNLTEAESSIRDADFAEETASLTRAQILVQSGTQVLAIANQNPQNALSLLG; encoded by the coding sequence ATGACTCGAATTAACACCAATGTCAGCTCGCTCGTCGGCCGCAACAACCTACGTCAGGCCAACGCAAGCTTGTCGCAATCGCTGACGCGTCTGAGCACTGGTTTGCGAATCAACACTGGTAAAGATGACCCAGCCGGTTTGATTGCCAGCGAAAACCTACGTAGTGATATCACCGCGATCGAGAAAGCTATTAGCAACACCGACCGCGCGAACCAAGTGATTGCCACGGCCGACAGTGCTTTGGGACAGGTTTCGTCCCTGCTGAACGACATTCGCGGTCTCGTGACCGAATCCGCGAACTCGGGTGCTCTGTCCGATGAGCAGATCGAAGCGAATCAGCTTCAGGTCGACTCGTCGCTGGAAGCTTTGAACCGTATCGCCCAGACCACCACCTTCCAAGGTCGTCGTCTGCTCGATGGTTCGCTCGACTTCATTACCTCGTCGAGCGATACCGATTTCGCGAACGTCTCGAACCTGCAGATCGACCAGGCTAACCTGGGTGCGACCGGTTCGGTAGATGTTGACATTAGCGTCACTACCGCTGCCACGAAGGCTCAGATCGACGTCACCAGCTTCCCAGCTACGTCGACCGCCGCTCAAGCGACTGCCGACCTGGATCTTACCCTGGCACAGACCCCGACGGCCTCGAGTGTATCGGCCGGCGGCTCGTTCGCCGTCGACACCGCATTGACCCAGTCGACCGTTACCGCGGGCGGCAGCTTTGCGATCGACAACGACGCCCAGCAGTCGAGCCTCTCGGCTGTGACCCTGGCGAACAGCGATATCTCCTTTGCCACGACCGCAGCTGGTGGTCTTGACGGAACCAACGGCAACATCGATGTCGTGTTCACGAACGGCCAGGATGGTAATGGTGACGTCGCTGTCGTGACGTTCGACGGATCCACTTTGACGATCGCAATCGACGACGGCACCACTCAGTTCTCCACGATTAAGACGGCCGTAGACGGCTTCGTCGACGGTGGTAACGGGGTTGGTGCAGGCGACATCATCGCCACCGTGGGCACTCCTGGTGGTGTGTTCACCACCGGCGATGTTGCCACGTTCGGTACTCAGTCGCTTACTGGCGGTATCGATGCTGCAACAGACACGGCGGCCACCTTTAGCGCCACGAATGCAACCGGCGAGAACTTCGACATCACCTTCGCCTCGGGTACGAGCGGTTCGGGTGTAGTCGTCACTGGTGATGCATCCAGCGGTTACACGGTCACCATCGGCGACGACTATGTCGGCGACCTCGACTCGATCGCCACGGCAATCAACTCGGGTGTTGCAGAAGTCTCCGACGCAGCGTTCTCCAGCAACCTGGCCTTCGACGCGGCGGCTGGCGACAACGCTGCGATCGCCAACGTCGTGTCCCTGACTGGTGGTTCGGCCGCTGCAACAGATGCACCGGCCACCTTTAGTGCCACCGCTACCGGCGGTGAGAACTTCGACATTACCTTCGCCTCGGGTGCGAGCGGTTCGGGTGTCGTTGTCACAGGTGATGCATCCGCCGGTTACACTGTGACCATCGGCGACGACTATTCGGGCGACCTCGACTCGATCGCCACGGCTATTAACTCGGGTATTGCAGAAGTCTCCGACGCGGCGTTCTCTAGCAACCTGACGTTCGACGCCGCCGTTGGCGACAACGCATCGATTGCCAATGTGGTGTCCCTGACTGGTGGTTCGGCCGGTTCTACCGGTACGCTGGCTATCGACATCACTACCGATGCGAATACAGCCACCTATAATGGCTTCGCGATCAACGTGACCGAAGGTGGTGGTACTGCCAATACGGCAACCGCTACTTTGAATACGAGCGGCAGCAGCATCGATATCAACATCACTGGCACCGTGACCGCCCAAGCGATTATCGACGCCATTAGTGGTATCGATGGCTTCACTGCCAGCTTGGATGGTACGAACTCGACCAGCGGCTTCACCGCTGCGGGTACTAACTACGTTGAAGCAAGTGACTCCGCTCCTGGCACGGCCCCCACGCTCACCGGTGGTGACAACGGTGGTGGTCTGGCTAACGACGTGGTGTTCGAACTCTCGGGTACCAACGGCTCCGAAGTGCTTTCGTTCGGCGAAGGCACCGTGATCGCCGACGTGGCCAAGGGTATCAACCTGGTGAGCGACGCGACTGGTGTGAGTGCCACTGTGAACGGCACCACGCTCGAGCTGACCTCGAACGCTTACGGAACCAGCGCTTCGGTGGAAGTCAGTGTGATCGATGACATCGGTGCCTTGTTCACCGACGCCCGTGACACTGGTACCGACATCGTGGCCAATGTGAATGGTGTGTCGGCCACTGGCGACGGTAACGAACTGTCGATCAACACCGCCACGCTCGACCTGTCGGCAACGATCGACCCAGCCTTCACCGGTACTGCTAGCTTTAGCATCACTGGTGGTGGTGCCTTGTTCCAACTCGGTCCCGACGTAGTATCGAACCAACAAGCCCGCTTGGGTATCGGTAGCGTGAACACCGCCCGCCTGGGTGGTGTGAGCGGCAAGCTCTATCAGCTTGGTACCGGTGGCTCGGCCGACTTGACAACCGACACCACCACGGCTGCTAGCATCGTGGAAGAGGCGATCGACCAGGTCACCTCGCTTCGCGGTCGACTGGGTGCGTTCCAACGTACGACTCTGGAAACCAACCAGAACGCGTTGAACGACACGCTGACCAACCTGACCGAAGCCGAAAGCTCGATTCGCGACGCCGACTTCGCCGAAGAAACCGCTTCGCTGACTCGTGCTCAGATTCTGGTACAGTCGGGTACTCAGGTGTTGGCCATCGCGAACCAGAACCCGCAAAACGCTCTGTCGCTGCTGGGTTAA
- the fliS gene encoding flagellar export chaperone FliS, with product MSQAKANVYLESKVMTASPAQLHLMLIEGAIRYCTKADQQWEKNNEGFANEALVRAIEIVGELLAGVRSGKSEITQKLSELYFYLFSTLTSAYVNGDRGKLADVMRILEFERETWQLACQRVHQSQEQEPPKSTTIVAPHVVASEPNAVESGFSFEA from the coding sequence ATGTCGCAAGCTAAGGCCAATGTCTACCTTGAATCGAAGGTGATGACCGCCTCGCCTGCTCAGCTTCACCTGATGTTGATTGAGGGGGCGATTCGCTATTGCACTAAAGCCGATCAGCAGTGGGAGAAGAACAACGAAGGTTTCGCCAACGAGGCCTTGGTGCGAGCCATCGAAATCGTGGGAGAGCTGCTGGCTGGGGTTCGTAGCGGTAAGAGCGAAATTACCCAGAAGCTAAGCGAACTCTATTTCTACTTGTTCAGCACGCTTACCTCGGCTTACGTCAATGGCGATCGAGGAAAGCTGGCCGACGTGATGCGGATTCTCGAATTCGAACGCGAAACCTGGCAGCTTGCCTGTCAGCGGGTGCACCAGAGCCAAGAGCAGGAGCCCCCGAAATCCACGACCATCGTCGCTCCGCACGTAGTGGCCAGCGAGCCAAATGCCGTGGAATCTGGGTTCTCGTTCGAGGCCTAG
- the fliD gene encoding flagellar filament capping protein FliD has protein sequence MGSIQSSVGLITGIEIEDTVNQLMKIAGTPRDNLQDRTDALTVERTALEQVSSMLLAMHFSATGLTSSSVYNSTSVSSTDTSLLTVAKNGQTPPQAGTYTFTTLQTATTHQAVSSSLSNVESQLSSGSFTIGVGGHVDGGVRLSELNTGTGVVQGSIRITDRSGSSAEIDLRSAISIDDVLDAINSSGDIDITASVSGDSLVLTDNSGGTGNLRVREVGLGTTAASLGLSGINTASDSVTGSDIYNLHSGTLLSSLNDGNGVQIHSVGDALTVTLADDTDIVIDVSGSSTLGEIIDAINEAGGTQLSAAISSDKQAIELTDNSGGSAVSFSVSGTGTLVEDLGLGGTASGNVISGDRILSGLKDTLIRSLNGGQGIAELTSIDITNAAGVTTSGIDLSTAETLSDVVQLINDSGANVTASINSSRNGIQITDNSSGSNNLVISSADTTAANLGIAVDDAVSTINSGSLNRQVVSESTLLTDFNGGKGVRLGDFRVTDSAGNVGAVSLDNSNAEAETIGDVIDAINAMSIDVEARINDTGDGILITDLAGGTGTLTITDISGSNAAADLRIASASSDTNGSSQQIIDGRTSLSIDLSELEVPEGISLSSLNDGNGITLGVMEVTASNGESFFVQLNQPGNEAFSVQDVIDKINDAATAKGVDVVASFNSAGTGLRLLDSEGGAETLTVRDVGTGTAAAELKLTNEASTKADGSQQSINASGLFTATETEQNALDALVEKINAFDGGFTASSFFDGTGYRLSITSEKTGADQELLIDSSLVDFSMQDATRPKDAVLQYGNAATGGIVVTSSNNKFDNVVQGLTVTVVKASSSPVTVEVGSDSSKMVSAVENFVDSFNSLRTVMAELTSFDAEAETTGILFGRSEMLRIETDMSRVLTNAFRSSNQFRTLESVGISMNEDGELELDTAKLTEAFEESPSELEQFFTLDKTGVVDQVQAAIDQLAGGDNALIARRYDALTATIETNEAKIESMTELLDLERTRTLNEFYALEETIAGLQSNLSLLDSIQFIQPISRNNN, from the coding sequence ATGGGATCAATTCAATCCAGCGTGGGCCTGATCACCGGTATCGAAATCGAAGATACCGTGAATCAGCTTATGAAAATCGCGGGGACACCGCGCGATAACCTGCAGGATCGTACCGATGCCCTCACGGTGGAACGCACTGCGCTCGAACAGGTAAGTTCGATGCTGCTGGCGATGCATTTTTCCGCCACGGGATTGACCTCTTCGAGTGTCTACAATTCGACCTCCGTTTCTTCGACGGATACTTCGCTGCTAACGGTTGCCAAGAACGGGCAGACACCGCCGCAAGCAGGCACGTACACCTTTACCACACTGCAGACCGCCACGACGCACCAGGCGGTCAGCAGTTCGTTGTCGAATGTGGAAAGCCAGCTGTCCAGTGGATCGTTTACCATCGGCGTGGGAGGCCATGTGGATGGCGGTGTTCGACTCAGCGAGCTCAACACCGGAACAGGGGTCGTGCAGGGATCGATTCGCATCACCGATCGTAGCGGAAGCTCGGCCGAAATCGATCTGCGATCGGCAATCTCAATCGACGATGTGCTCGACGCGATCAATTCCTCCGGCGACATCGACATCACCGCGTCGGTGAGTGGCGACTCGCTGGTGCTTACCGATAACTCGGGTGGCACCGGAAACCTCCGCGTGCGGGAAGTCGGCCTCGGCACAACGGCTGCCAGTCTGGGACTGTCGGGCATCAACACCGCTTCCGATTCGGTCACCGGATCCGATATTTACAATCTGCATAGCGGCACCTTGCTTAGTTCGCTCAACGACGGCAACGGAGTGCAAATTCACTCCGTCGGCGATGCACTAACGGTGACCTTGGCCGACGACACGGACATTGTGATCGACGTCAGCGGCTCCTCGACGCTTGGCGAGATTATCGACGCCATTAACGAAGCTGGCGGCACCCAACTTAGTGCGGCAATCTCCAGCGATAAACAGGCCATCGAGCTCACCGACAACTCCGGTGGTAGCGCGGTGTCGTTTAGTGTGTCGGGCACCGGGACGCTTGTCGAAGATCTCGGGCTGGGGGGAACCGCTTCCGGCAATGTGATTTCCGGCGACCGGATTCTGTCGGGATTGAAGGACACGCTGATCCGTTCACTGAATGGCGGACAGGGGATCGCCGAGCTCACGAGCATCGACATTACTAATGCGGCGGGAGTCACGACCTCGGGAATCGATTTGTCGACTGCCGAGACGCTCAGCGATGTGGTCCAATTGATCAACGATTCGGGCGCGAACGTTACCGCTTCGATCAATAGCTCTCGCAATGGCATTCAGATCACCGACAACTCGAGTGGATCGAATAATCTGGTGATCTCGAGCGCCGATACCACGGCCGCGAATCTCGGTATCGCTGTCGACGACGCAGTAAGTACTATCAACTCAGGCAGTCTGAATCGACAGGTCGTAAGTGAGTCGACTTTGCTTACCGATTTCAACGGAGGCAAAGGGGTTCGGCTAGGTGACTTTCGCGTTACCGACTCCGCTGGCAACGTCGGAGCGGTGAGCCTCGATAATTCGAATGCCGAGGCAGAGACCATCGGCGACGTGATCGACGCGATCAACGCCATGTCGATCGATGTCGAGGCACGCATCAACGACACGGGCGATGGCATCCTCATCACCGATCTGGCCGGCGGCACCGGAACGCTGACCATCACCGACATCAGTGGCAGCAACGCCGCGGCCGACCTGCGCATCGCTTCGGCATCGTCCGACACCAATGGTAGCAGTCAACAGATCATCGATGGCCGCACGAGCCTGTCGATCGATCTCAGTGAGCTGGAAGTGCCCGAAGGCATTTCCCTGAGTTCGTTGAACGATGGCAACGGCATCACGCTCGGCGTGATGGAAGTGACCGCCAGCAATGGCGAGTCGTTCTTTGTGCAACTCAACCAGCCTGGCAACGAAGCGTTCAGCGTGCAGGACGTGATCGACAAAATCAACGACGCAGCCACGGCCAAAGGGGTCGACGTGGTTGCCAGTTTCAATTCTGCTGGCACCGGCTTGCGGTTGCTCGATTCCGAAGGGGGAGCCGAAACGCTCACTGTGCGCGATGTCGGCACCGGCACCGCGGCCGCGGAGCTGAAGCTCACCAACGAGGCATCGACCAAAGCAGATGGCAGCCAGCAATCGATCAACGCTTCGGGATTATTCACTGCCACGGAAACCGAACAGAACGCACTCGACGCGTTGGTAGAGAAAATCAATGCCTTCGACGGTGGTTTCACCGCGAGCTCGTTCTTCGATGGTACCGGATATCGTCTTTCGATTACCTCGGAGAAAACGGGGGCGGATCAGGAGTTGCTGATCGACTCGTCGCTCGTCGACTTCTCGATGCAAGACGCAACACGCCCCAAAGATGCGGTGTTGCAGTACGGTAATGCCGCGACGGGCGGTATCGTCGTGACTTCCAGCAACAATAAGTTCGATAACGTCGTTCAAGGTCTGACAGTCACGGTGGTGAAAGCCTCCAGTTCGCCGGTAACGGTCGAAGTTGGCTCGGACTCCTCGAAAATGGTTTCGGCCGTTGAGAACTTTGTCGACTCGTTCAACTCGTTGCGTACCGTGATGGCGGAACTGACATCGTTCGATGCCGAAGCCGAGACAACCGGCATCCTTTTCGGCCGCAGCGAGATGCTGCGGATCGAAACTGATATGTCGCGGGTGCTGACCAATGCGTTTCGTAGCAGCAATCAATTCCGAACGCTCGAGTCGGTCGGCATCAGCATGAACGAGGACGGCGAGCTGGAACTCGACACGGCCAAGCTCACCGAAGCCTTCGAGGAGAGCCCCAGCGAGTTAGAGCAGTTCTTCACTTTGGACAAGACTGGTGTCGTTGATCAGGTGCAGGCGGCCATTGATCAGCTCGCAGGTGGAGACAACGCCCTGATCGCCCGGCGATACGATGCGCTAACCGCAACCATCGAAACAAACGAAGCCAAGATCGAAAGTATGACCGAATTGCTCGATCTCGAGCGGACACGCACACTTAACGAGTTCTACGCTTTGGAAGAAACGATCGCTGGCTTGCAATCGAATCTCAGTTTGCTTGATTCCATTCAGTTTATCCAGCCGATTAGTAGAAATAACAACTAA
- a CDS encoding linear amide C-N hydrolase: MRSQLSRYIVTGVLMVLACCGHSFATACSSAQFMWGDTSVMIRSYDWRIGNALIIINKRDMAKRALSFDNPAEWTSKYGSVTINQYGRELPNDGMNEAGLAVTCLWLDESEYPASDERPSVSTAQWIQYQLDTASTVKEVLESDKHIRITPVGGAKVHYFVSDAEGNSAVIEFVKGKMVAHSGESLPNRLITNNLCSVSAEDLTQVRGFGGDRALSNDSASLSRYARLATLLKNLKPTSQPFTRVGFDMLDRVKQHGTQWQIVYDLSDKQIHFRTREHQQVRTVDLADCNFSPSTPTQVLDIDAKLKGNVIAEFKEYTREANRALIEFSVAKTPLLENIPRYLVNVAIAYPEFNCKPAEVPVAAGGE; encoded by the coding sequence ATGCGTTCGCAACTCTCTCGCTACATCGTTACTGGTGTGTTGATGGTTCTCGCCTGCTGTGGGCACTCTTTCGCTACTGCTTGCTCTTCGGCTCAGTTCATGTGGGGCGACACGTCGGTGATGATTCGCAGCTACGACTGGCGAATCGGGAACGCTTTGATCATCATCAATAAGCGCGACATGGCGAAGCGGGCGTTGTCGTTCGACAATCCTGCTGAATGGACCAGCAAGTATGGTAGCGTCACCATCAATCAATACGGGCGCGAACTACCGAACGATGGCATGAACGAGGCCGGCCTGGCGGTAACCTGCCTGTGGCTCGACGAATCGGAATACCCCGCCTCGGACGAACGCCCATCCGTCAGTACCGCGCAGTGGATTCAGTATCAACTCGATACAGCATCGACCGTGAAAGAAGTGCTTGAGAGCGATAAGCATATTCGTATTACTCCGGTTGGTGGTGCTAAGGTTCACTACTTTGTTTCGGATGCCGAGGGCAACTCTGCCGTCATCGAGTTTGTCAAAGGCAAGATGGTCGCACACTCTGGCGAGTCATTGCCAAACCGCTTGATCACCAACAATCTATGCAGCGTGAGTGCTGAGGACTTGACGCAGGTGCGCGGCTTCGGCGGCGACCGGGCATTGTCGAACGATAGTGCGTCGCTTAGCCGCTACGCCCGCCTGGCTACTTTGCTCAAGAATTTGAAGCCAACATCGCAACCGTTTACTCGTGTCGGCTTCGATATGCTCGATCGCGTGAAGCAACATGGTACCCAATGGCAAATCGTATACGACCTGAGCGACAAGCAAATTCATTTTCGCACGCGCGAGCACCAACAGGTCCGCACCGTGGATCTTGCAGACTGCAATTTCTCGCCTTCCACGCCGACACAAGTGCTTGATATCGATGCCAAACTAAAAGGCAACGTAATCGCCGAGTTCAAGGAATACACCCGCGAAGCGAATCGAGCACTCATTGAATTCTCGGTAGCCAAGACTCCCCTTTTGGAGAACATTCCACGCTACCTCGTCAATGTGGCTATTGCTTATCCGGAGTTCAACTGCAAGCCAGCCGAGGTCCCTGTGGCTGCTGGCGGCGAGTAA
- a CDS encoding phosphoadenylyl-sulfate reductase, with product MNSTPTSQNGMTLEPTPELLEELAEASARLETATPEEIIAWGAERFGSGLTMATAFGPEGCLILSILSRVAPETYVFNLDTGYQFQATLDLRDRIAEKYGLEVEMLRPELSVPEYEAAHDGPLYVSNPNQCCFDRKIKVLHRGLAGRTAWMSGIRRDQSADRAQAAIVGWDKKFNLVKISPLANSTKQEVWGRIVKEEVPYNPMHDQGYPSIGCWPCTRAVIDGETDERAGRWSGTGKTECGLHSIDQQEGSGI from the coding sequence ATGAATTCAACGCCTACTAGCCAAAACGGTATGACCCTGGAACCCACCCCCGAACTGCTCGAAGAACTGGCCGAAGCGAGCGCCCGGCTCGAAACCGCCACGCCCGAGGAGATCATCGCCTGGGGAGCGGAGCGTTTCGGCAGCGGCCTGACCATGGCAACCGCCTTCGGCCCCGAGGGCTGCCTGATTCTTTCGATCCTCTCCCGCGTTGCGCCCGAAACATACGTGTTCAATCTCGATACCGGCTATCAGTTCCAAGCGACGCTTGATCTTCGTGATCGCATTGCAGAGAAATACGGCCTGGAAGTCGAGATGCTTCGCCCCGAGTTGTCGGTACCCGAATACGAAGCCGCCCACGACGGTCCGCTCTATGTGAGCAATCCGAACCAGTGCTGCTTTGACCGCAAGATCAAAGTGCTGCACCGAGGGCTGGCTGGCCGCACCGCTTGGATGAGCGGTATCCGCCGCGACCAAAGCGCCGACCGTGCTCAAGCCGCCATCGTCGGGTGGGACAAGAAGTTCAACCTGGTCAAAATCAGCCCGCTGGCCAACTCGACCAAACAGGAAGTGTGGGGCCGCATCGTTAAGGAAGAGGTCCCTTACAACCCCATGCATGATCAAGGCTACCCGAGCATCGGCTGCTGGCCTTGCACGCGGGCGGTGATCGACGGGGAGACCGACGAGCGCGCTGGGCGGTGGAGCGGCACTGGCAAAACCGAGTGCGGACTGCACTCGATCGATCAGCAAGAAGGTAGTGGTATTTAA
- a CDS encoding RrF2 family transcriptional regulator — translation MKLSAKTEYGSLAMLHLAEHYPSGEPVQIRKVAADHDIPWRFLVQILLELKRAGLVTSTRGAAGGYRLARTPDAISLGEVFEALEGSDSTDTDQPPPTTGYRGALHSACRDAHTAQRERLRGISLTDLLECAAGRRAPMWYI, via the coding sequence GTGAAGCTCAGCGCCAAAACCGAATACGGCTCGCTTGCCATGCTACATCTTGCCGAGCACTACCCCTCGGGAGAGCCAGTGCAAATTCGCAAGGTGGCTGCCGATCACGATATTCCCTGGCGTTTTCTGGTGCAGATTCTGCTGGAACTCAAACGAGCCGGGCTGGTCACAAGTACCCGCGGGGCTGCGGGCGGATACCGCCTGGCACGCACCCCCGACGCGATTAGCCTGGGCGAAGTGTTCGAAGCGCTCGAAGGGAGCGATTCGACCGACACCGACCAACCACCTCCGACTACCGGCTACCGAGGAGCACTGCACTCCGCCTGCCGCGACGCCCATACCGCACAGCGAGAACGCCTACGGGGCATTTCCCTGACCGACCTGCTAGAATGCGCGGCCGGCCGCCGGGCTCCGATGTGGTACATTTAG